A region from the Nostoc sp. HK-01 genome encodes:
- a CDS encoding transposase and inactivated derivatives-like protein — protein sequence MILPPQSRGDLTERQWKLLMPLLPAQKPKTGRPSKDHRTMINGMLWILRTGAPWRDLPERYGEWETVAGRFYRWRRSGIWQKILQSLQQQADASGQLDWEVHYVDGSVIRAHQHSAGAKRGS from the coding sequence ATGATCCTTCCACCGCAAAGTCGGGGCGACTTGACAGAGCGACAATGGAAGCTCCTGATGCCGCTGCTTCCCGCTCAAAAACCAAAAACAGGCCGTCCGAGCAAAGACCACCGCACAATGATTAACGGTATGTTGTGGATTTTACGAACCGGAGCGCCGTGGCGCGACCTCCCAGAACGTTATGGAGAGTGGGAGACAGTCGCAGGTAGATTTTACCGTTGGCGTAGAAGTGGCATCTGGCAAAAGATTCTACAGTCCTTGCAACAACAAGCTGATGCTTCGGGGCAACTGGATTGGGAAGTACATTATGTAGATGGTAGCGTTATCCGTGCCCACCAACATTCGGCCGGAGCAAAAAGGGGGAGCTAG
- a CDS encoding phosphate transport system substrate-binding protein — MMKIITARVILGLVVLGLCSCNAIKSTTTNNSSQTTSQNDVQTQPPIKIAGSSSSITVLKVLTEAYQAQNKTAKVEFISHSQSEGAIAALKNDIVDIAGSSHKLKPEEDNGKIQYRELAQDLLVVFTHNSVKGVTNLTTNQLKSIYAGKITNWQELGGPNAQIVGRVLKLGKMVENTKN; from the coding sequence ATGATGAAAATTATTACTGCGCGAGTTATCTTAGGATTAGTCGTGCTAGGACTCTGTAGTTGTAACGCTATCAAATCAACAACCACAAACAATTCTAGTCAAACTACTAGTCAAAATGATGTACAAACCCAGCCACCCATCAAAATTGCTGGTTCTAGTTCATCTATCACAGTTTTAAAAGTATTAACAGAAGCTTATCAAGCTCAAAATAAAACAGCCAAAGTAGAGTTTATCTCTCACAGTCAATCAGAAGGTGCGATCGCGGCACTTAAAAATGATATCGTCGATATTGCAGGTAGCAGTCACAAGCTAAAGCCAGAAGAAGATAACGGTAAAATTCAATACCGTGAATTAGCTCAAGATTTACTCGTTGTTTTTACACACAACAGCGTTAAAGGTGTAACTAATTTAACAACTAATCAGTTAAAGTCAATCTACGCCGGAAAAATTACTAACTGGCAAGAATTAGGCGGCCCCAATGCACAAATTGTAGGGCGTGTTTTAAAACTCGGTAAAATGGTTGAGAATACTAAAAATTAA